One Coprobacter tertius genomic region harbors:
- the cysQ gene encoding 3'(2'),5'-bisphosphate nucleotidase CysQ produces MKENYLNIAITAALHAGRKISEIYNDPSSDFEIERKADNSPLTIADRSAHNIIMSYLEKTSFPILSEEGKHLPFEERKKWDTLWIVDPLDGTKEFIKRNGEFTVNIALVHNEVPILGVIYVPIQKMLYFSDINIGAYKTGPIEYHNDLEWKKIIKEAKKMPSENPHPDKVIIVASRSHLSPETENYINKLKTQGKSVETISSGSSIKICLVADGVADLYPRFAPTMEWDTAAGHAIAIGSGKEIYQYEEEIPLQYNKENLLNPWFIVKDKQPENQEE; encoded by the coding sequence ATGAAAGAGAATTATCTGAATATAGCTATTACTGCTGCACTTCATGCAGGCCGCAAAATATCTGAAATTTACAATGACCCTTCATCTGATTTCGAGATTGAACGCAAGGCCGATAATTCTCCGTTGACCATAGCCGACCGGAGTGCTCATAACATAATAATGTCGTATCTCGAGAAAACTTCGTTCCCTATATTAAGTGAAGAGGGCAAACATTTACCTTTCGAAGAACGTAAAAAATGGGATACTCTTTGGATTGTAGATCCGTTAGACGGGACTAAAGAATTTATTAAGCGTAATGGAGAATTTACGGTAAATATAGCCCTTGTACATAATGAGGTACCCATTTTAGGAGTCATTTATGTTCCCATTCAAAAAATGCTTTATTTTTCTGATATTAATATAGGAGCATATAAAACCGGACCGATAGAATACCATAACGATCTCGAATGGAAAAAAATAATAAAAGAGGCAAAAAAAATGCCTTCGGAAAATCCCCATCCCGATAAAGTCATAATAGTTGCCTCTCGTTCGCATCTTAGTCCCGAAACAGAAAACTATATAAATAAATTAAAAACTCAGGGAAAATCCGTTGAAACGATATCGAGTGGAAGTTCTATAAAAATTTGTCTCGTTGCCGACGGCGTAGCCGACCTATATCCCCGTTTTGCTCCGACAATGGAATGGGATACCGCTGCCGGACACGCCATTGCCATCGGATCGGGGAAAGAAATATATCAATACGAAGAGGAAATACCTCTGCAATACAACAAAGAAAATTTACTAAACCCTTGGTTTATTGTAAAAGATAAACAACCTGAAAATCAGGAAGAATGA
- a CDS encoding CTP synthase, with amino-acid sequence MVDTKYIFVTGGVVSSLGKGIISASLAKLLQARGYHVTIQKFDPYINIDPGTLNPYEHGECYVTIDGHEADLDLGHYERFINTRMTRANNITTGRIYQNVIDKERRGDYLGKTVQIIPHITDEIKRNVKLLGTKNEFDFVITEIGGTVGDIESLPFLESVRQLRWEMGKNCLCIHLTYVPFIAAAKEVKTKPTQHSVKQLQEVGIQPDILVLRTEHELSADIRRKVALFCNVDPSAVIQSIDVPSIYEVPIKMQQQKLDEIVLQKTGMPINSTPELKPWKEFLSQMKNAKETVRIGLVGKYVELPDAYKSINEALFQAATYNDRKLDLKLIHSEKLNESNTKEQIGSMDGIIIAPGFGQRGIEGKFAALKYARENDIPTFGICLGMQCMVIEFARNVLGYTDANSTEMEVSTKHNVIDLMESQKSISNMGGTMRLGEYDCILQEGSKAAKAYKSTHIKERHRHRFEFNSDYRTEFENAGMKCTGENPDTHLVEVVEIPALKWFIGVQYHPEYNSTVLKPNPLFVDFIKAAVENKK; translated from the coding sequence ATTGTGGATACAAAGTATATTTTTGTTACAGGCGGAGTTGTATCTTCCTTAGGTAAGGGTATCATCTCCGCATCCTTAGCCAAATTGTTACAAGCCCGGGGGTATCATGTTACTATCCAAAAATTCGATCCCTATATCAACATCGACCCGGGAACTCTGAACCCTTACGAACATGGCGAATGTTACGTAACAATCGATGGACACGAGGCCGACCTCGATCTGGGACATTACGAGCGTTTTATCAATACCCGTATGACTCGTGCCAACAATATTACTACCGGACGCATTTACCAAAATGTAATCGACAAAGAACGACGCGGTGATTATTTGGGAAAAACAGTACAGATCATCCCCCATATTACCGACGAAATAAAAAGAAACGTAAAATTATTGGGAACGAAAAACGAATTCGACTTTGTAATTACCGAAATCGGCGGTACCGTCGGAGATATCGAATCGCTTCCTTTCCTTGAAAGTGTGCGTCAGCTTCGATGGGAAATGGGGAAAAATTGTCTTTGTATCCATCTTACCTACGTTCCTTTTATCGCTGCTGCCAAAGAGGTAAAAACAAAACCTACCCAACACTCGGTAAAACAGTTACAGGAAGTAGGTATTCAGCCCGATATTCTCGTTTTACGTACCGAACATGAACTAAGTGCCGATATACGACGTAAAGTCGCTTTATTCTGTAATGTAGATCCTTCTGCAGTTATACAATCGATAGATGTACCTTCTATCTACGAGGTACCGATTAAAATGCAGCAACAAAAACTCGATGAAATCGTATTACAAAAAACCGGGATGCCGATAAATTCCACTCCAGAACTGAAACCGTGGAAAGAGTTTCTCTCTCAAATGAAAAATGCCAAAGAAACTGTGCGCATCGGCCTGGTTGGAAAATACGTAGAGTTACCCGACGCTTATAAATCGATTAATGAAGCGCTGTTTCAAGCTGCGACTTATAACGACCGGAAACTCGATTTAAAACTCATTCATTCTGAAAAACTAAACGAATCAAATACTAAAGAACAAATCGGATCGATGGACGGAATCATTATCGCACCCGGTTTCGGACAACGAGGAATCGAAGGCAAATTTGCTGCCCTGAAATATGCCCGCGAAAACGACATTCCTACCTTCGGCATTTGTTTAGGTATGCAATGCATGGTTATAGAATTTGCCCGGAATGTTTTAGGATATACCGATGCCAATTCGACAGAAATGGAAGTAAGCACCAAACACAATGTTATCGACCTGATGGAAAGTCAGAAAAGTATTTCCAATATGGGAGGAACTATGCGTTTGGGTGAATACGACTGTATTCTGCAGGAAGGCTCGAAAGCAGCCAAAGCTTACAAAAGCACACATATTAAAGAACGTCATCGCCACCGTTTCGAATTCAATAGCGATTACCGCACGGAATTTGAAAATGCCGGCATGAAATGTACCGGTGAAAATCCCGATACTCATTTGGTAGAAGTAGTAGAAATACCCGCATTGAAATGGTTTATCGGTGTACAATATCATCCCGAATATAACAGTACGGTACTGAAACCCAATCCCCTATTTGTAGATTTTATAAAAGCTGCGGTAGAAAATAAAAAATAA
- the yidC gene encoding membrane protein insertase YidC: MDKNTIIGFILIGLILFGYTWYSRPSEDQVAAMKQYNDSIAQIEKAELSALDEISDTATTLPATDTLPVIDKDSLQKIETLKAYGAFASAAVGEEEMITLKNDLATITFSNKGARIYKAVLNEYKTYDSLPLTLFNGEENDYGFIFKTSGRIINTSDLYFKPTVSPDGNSVSMRLDLPQGAYFEMIYTLLPKYMVKLDIKQKGMDRILPTNTASLDIYWNQKLRRQEKGRMFEERNSALYYKYFASDVDRLSESKNENENINVGIKWFGYKNQFFSSVFIADNKFNGGSISSNIESEPNYLKDFATETSIDYSPAAATVPGFQFYLGPNLFPLLKSFDKKVDKKEQLDLDQLVPLGYKFFRWINTWFIIPIFTFLGKFISNYGVIILLLTIIIKVILAPLTFKSYMSSARMRVLRPQIEEINAKYPGQDKAMERQRATMELYNRAGINPMSGCLPMLLQMPILLAMFAFFPSSIELRQQSFLWAKDLSSYDAIFTWNTYIPIITPYFGNHISLFCLLMTITNIIYTKINMDNQPGGQQMPGMKIMMYMMPLMFLFIFNNYASGLSYYYFISLLITIIQTYAFRKCINEEKVLAKLKENQKKPRKKSGFMARLEEAQKRQEAAMKQRNKGRR, translated from the coding sequence ATGGATAAAAACACAATTATCGGTTTTATTCTTATCGGACTTATACTTTTCGGCTATACTTGGTACTCACGGCCTTCCGAAGATCAAGTAGCAGCCATGAAACAGTACAATGACTCGATCGCGCAGATCGAAAAAGCCGAATTGTCGGCTCTCGATGAAATTTCAGATACGGCAACTACACTGCCCGCAACCGACACTCTTCCCGTTATCGATAAAGACTCTTTGCAAAAGATCGAGACTCTGAAAGCTTATGGTGCATTCGCTTCCGCAGCTGTTGGAGAAGAAGAAATGATTACTCTTAAAAACGACTTGGCAACTATTACGTTCAGTAATAAAGGAGCCCGTATTTACAAAGCCGTACTCAACGAATACAAAACTTACGATTCGCTGCCGTTGACTCTTTTCAACGGAGAAGAAAATGATTACGGATTTATATTTAAAACGAGTGGGCGTATCATCAATACTTCTGATTTATATTTTAAACCGACCGTTTCACCCGATGGAAATTCGGTATCGATGCGTCTCGACCTTCCTCAAGGAGCTTATTTCGAAATGATTTATACTCTTTTACCGAAATATATGGTAAAGCTCGATATAAAGCAAAAAGGAATGGATCGTATTCTTCCGACAAACACCGCATCCCTCGATATATACTGGAATCAAAAACTTCGTCGACAGGAAAAAGGCCGCATGTTTGAAGAACGAAACAGTGCACTATATTATAAGTACTTTGCATCGGATGTCGACAGATTGAGCGAATCGAAAAACGAGAATGAAAATATCAATGTAGGAATCAAATGGTTCGGATATAAAAACCAGTTCTTCTCGTCTGTATTTATTGCGGACAATAAGTTTAACGGAGGATCGATCAGTTCAAATATCGAAAGCGAACCGAACTATCTTAAAGATTTCGCTACCGAAACTTCCATCGACTATAGTCCGGCTGCAGCTACCGTTCCCGGTTTCCAATTTTATTTAGGTCCGAATCTGTTCCCTTTACTTAAAAGTTTCGATAAAAAAGTAGATAAAAAAGAACAACTCGATCTCGACCAATTGGTTCCTCTGGGATATAAATTTTTCCGGTGGATAAATACTTGGTTTATAATTCCTATATTTACTTTCCTAGGTAAATTTATCAGTAATTACGGAGTCATTATTTTGTTATTGACGATTATTATCAAAGTGATTCTGGCTCCATTGACTTTTAAATCTTACATGTCGAGTGCGCGTATGCGGGTACTTCGCCCACAGATAGAAGAAATAAACGCTAAATATCCCGGCCAAGACAAAGCTATGGAACGTCAACGCGCTACTATGGAACTTTATAACCGAGCCGGTATAAACCCCATGAGCGGATGTCTTCCGATGTTATTACAAATGCCTATATTGTTGGCTATGTTCGCTTTTTTCCCGTCCTCGATCGAATTAAGGCAGCAGTCGTTCCTTTGGGCAAAAGATTTATCTTCTTACGACGCTATATTTACCTGGAATACTTACATCCCCATTATAACTCCTTATTTTGGGAATCACATCAGTTTATTCTGTCTATTAATGACCATTACAAATATTATCTATACCAAAATAAATATGGATAATCAACCCGGCGGACAACAAATGCCCGGTATGAAAATAATGATGTACATGATGCCGCTGATGTTCCTGTTTATCTTCAATAACTATGCATCGGGACTCAGTTACTATTATTTCATATCGTTACTGATTACGATCATACAAACTTATGCTTTCCGTAAATGTATCAACGAAGAAAAGGTTTTGGCTAAGTTAAAAGAAAACCAAAAGAAGCCACGTAAAAAATCAGGTTTCATGGCTCGCCTCGAAGAAGCTCAAAAACGGCAGGAAGCAGCAATGAAACAACGAAATAAAGGTCGTCGATAA
- a CDS encoding beta-galactosidase, translating to MRKIIFLLLLFGIFQLNRAQESFTIQGHQFVLNGKPVQLICGEMHYSRIPHEYWRDRLKRAKAMGLNTISTYVFWNFHEKQPGVFDFKGQADLSEFLHIAQEEGLYVILRPGPYVCAEWDFGGYPWWLLEEKGMIYRSKDPKFMNACNRYIKRLGKEVSRQTITKGGNIIMVQVENEYGSYGNDKEYLADLRDMIKDAGFDVPLITCDGGGQLPNGQIDGTLATVNGVLGNDIFKIIDKYHPGGPYFVAEFYPAWFDVWGKPHSAVNYQKPAEQLDWMLSHNISVSMYMFHGGTNFWYTNGANTANGFEPQPTSYDYDAPLGEWGNITPKYIAFRKVIEKYLPEGEKLPDIPKNNPTTSFASITLDKSAPLNAIFKNTKISENILTMEDMGQDFGYIHYAITLNKTGKNELKLNELRDYAVIFLDGKQVGSADRRHNQNSVILEVKHVPARLEIIVENSGRINYGPDILHNRKGITHNVLWGDEELSGWEITSLPLYKENVSKLEYGKPIKGIPAFHKGTFFIEKIGDCFVDMSKWGKGAVWVNGHSLGKFWNIGPQQTLYLPAPWLKKGKNEIIVFALEDNGERSLQGLSQPILNQLGTDINLPVKKKEIYSQKPILDKGDIILSSSCNKTDNWQTFPFGSTKTLRHLCIEILSYQNAEDPFAHIAEIELIDENGNAIDKSKWSVVYADNQTDKGKAEYIYDNDLTTSWQADPGKKQVPLHIIIDTHEINKAKSIRIKTDEGKEGNGIKDFRIYGRPQFFLFE from the coding sequence ATGAGAAAAATAATCTTTTTGTTATTACTCTTCGGCATTTTTCAATTAAACCGGGCACAAGAATCATTTACCATTCAGGGTCACCAGTTTGTACTGAACGGTAAGCCTGTGCAACTGATATGCGGCGAAATGCATTATTCACGCATTCCGCACGAATACTGGAGAGATCGTTTAAAACGGGCAAAAGCCATGGGACTAAACACGATCTCGACGTATGTTTTCTGGAACTTTCATGAAAAGCAACCGGGAGTTTTCGATTTTAAAGGACAGGCCGATTTATCTGAATTTTTACATATTGCGCAAGAAGAAGGATTATACGTAATATTAAGGCCCGGCCCGTATGTATGCGCCGAATGGGATTTCGGCGGGTACCCGTGGTGGCTGCTGGAGGAAAAGGGCATGATATACCGTAGCAAAGACCCCAAATTTATGAATGCCTGCAACCGTTATATAAAAAGGTTAGGCAAAGAGGTTTCCCGACAAACGATAACCAAAGGGGGGAATATCATTATGGTACAAGTCGAAAACGAATACGGCTCTTACGGCAACGATAAAGAATATCTTGCCGACTTAAGAGATATGATAAAAGATGCCGGATTCGATGTTCCGCTGATCACCTGCGACGGCGGCGGACAATTACCCAACGGCCAAATCGACGGAACTCTCGCGACCGTCAACGGAGTATTAGGAAACGATATTTTCAAAATTATCGATAAATATCATCCGGGAGGACCTTATTTCGTGGCCGAATTTTACCCGGCTTGGTTCGATGTATGGGGTAAACCTCATTCGGCGGTAAATTATCAAAAACCGGCAGAGCAACTCGATTGGATGCTGAGCCACAATATTTCGGTAAGCATGTATATGTTTCACGGAGGCACTAATTTCTGGTATACTAACGGCGCGAATACCGCTAATGGTTTCGAACCTCAACCTACCAGTTACGATTATGACGCACCGTTAGGAGAATGGGGGAATATTACCCCTAAATACATAGCTTTCAGAAAGGTAATCGAAAAATATCTGCCCGAAGGAGAAAAACTACCTGATATACCGAAGAATAATCCGACCACCTCGTTCGCATCTATCACACTCGATAAGAGCGCACCATTGAACGCCATATTCAAAAATACGAAAATCTCGGAAAATATCCTTACCATGGAAGATATGGGACAGGATTTCGGTTATATACATTATGCTATTACGCTGAACAAAACCGGTAAAAACGAGCTGAAATTAAACGAGCTTCGCGATTATGCAGTTATTTTTCTCGATGGGAAACAAGTTGGCAGCGCTGATCGCAGGCATAACCAAAACAGCGTAATACTCGAAGTAAAACATGTACCGGCACGTCTCGAAATAATCGTAGAAAACAGCGGACGTATAAATTACGGTCCCGATATTTTACATAATCGCAAAGGAATTACCCATAATGTATTGTGGGGAGATGAGGAACTTTCCGGTTGGGAAATAACGTCATTACCTCTTTACAAGGAAAATGTCTCGAAACTCGAATACGGCAAGCCGATAAAAGGGATACCCGCTTTTCATAAAGGGACTTTCTTTATCGAAAAAATAGGAGATTGTTTTGTCGATATGAGCAAATGGGGAAAAGGTGCCGTATGGGTAAACGGTCATTCATTAGGTAAATTCTGGAATATCGGTCCGCAACAAACTTTATACCTACCTGCACCCTGGCTGAAAAAAGGTAAAAACGAGATCATCGTCTTTGCCTTAGAAGACAACGGAGAACGTTCGTTACAAGGATTATCCCAGCCCATATTGAATCAGTTGGGAACCGACATCAATTTACCAGTGAAAAAGAAAGAAATTTACTCACAGAAGCCGATCCTCGACAAAGGAGATATCATTCTGTCTTCTTCTTGTAATAAAACAGATAACTGGCAAACATTTCCATTCGGAAGCACAAAGACTTTAAGGCATCTATGCATAGAAATACTGTCGTATCAGAATGCAGAGGATCCCTTTGCTCATATCGCCGAAATAGAACTGATCGATGAAAACGGAAATGCTATCGATAAATCGAAATGGAGTGTGGTATATGCCGATAACCAAACAGACAAAGGGAAAGCGGAATATATCTACGACAATGATTTAACAACTTCATGGCAGGCTGATCCTGGTAAAAAACAAGTTCCATTACACATTATAATAGATACGCATGAAATAAATAAAGCAAAAAGTATTCGTATAAAAACAGATGAGGGTAAAGAAGGTAACGGGATTAAAGATTTCAGGATTTACGGCCGACCCCAATTCTTTTTATTTGAATAA
- a CDS encoding trypsin-like peptidase domain-containing protein: protein MKRNVITFFVFLYVLLCTSQMWGQWNKKSKEWYEQVFYSPITSVEQAKRIIDSKDQLSELEGIWRLENNISVLIERNPVNGIVPETIKYRIVLLNPPGKKLGQWWDYPGNTGKRWKKGTIVGFIEPTAIRHKYKFIELYNFNDIQYLSSTAVYNFQRFTVQMYKKQNKLFDYLTREYPQPKEGVHSGKEKAPGSWEGSGYALTTDGYIATCDHVVDGARHLYVMGINGDYTQRYKAIVVTTDKESDIAIIRIKDFRFPGIDRVNYHFRNTEALEGESCFALGFPISDRLGYTIKVTEGIISATNHNLDFYQMSVPVTYGSSGGPVFDRNGMLIGHTSAGSGVFTAANFASKSTVLLKMAKSVGLNLPVDKINNDTTLILPQLVSKRKINTYLILADNIRDESDEEDEVRSPQIPSITSSNVVPKEETVWQKLEVGKYDEVDAIVDSVLRQDSKNSEMLYLRGLCRAARGRVSEALFAYNEAAKQYKNSDKMSLSDILREKAKVEASLEMYDMAEKDIISAIDLDKEDVRLYAVWGYINYYKKDYRLAVEKLSQAISIAQEKDADMYYYRALCWYNLQEMSKACADMGMAAGLGDKEAEKWMNENCNH from the coding sequence ATGAAACGGAATGTTATTACTTTTTTTGTCTTTTTATATGTTTTATTGTGTACCTCGCAGATGTGGGGTCAATGGAATAAAAAATCGAAAGAATGGTACGAACAGGTTTTTTATTCTCCGATTACATCGGTTGAACAGGCAAAAAGAATAATCGATAGTAAAGATCAGCTTTCAGAATTAGAAGGGATATGGAGACTCGAAAATAATATTTCGGTTTTGATCGAAAGAAATCCTGTTAACGGTATTGTTCCTGAAACGATAAAATACCGGATTGTTCTTTTGAATCCTCCCGGGAAAAAATTAGGACAATGGTGGGATTATCCGGGAAATACCGGTAAAAGATGGAAAAAAGGAACAATCGTAGGATTTATAGAGCCTACTGCGATACGTCATAAATATAAATTTATCGAATTATATAATTTCAATGATATTCAGTATTTATCGTCTACGGCAGTATATAATTTTCAGCGGTTTACCGTCCAGATGTATAAAAAACAAAATAAGCTTTTCGATTATCTTACCCGTGAATATCCTCAACCCAAAGAGGGAGTACATTCAGGAAAAGAGAAAGCTCCCGGAAGTTGGGAAGGCTCGGGGTATGCGTTAACGACCGACGGGTATATCGCTACCTGCGATCATGTTGTTGACGGGGCACGTCATCTATATGTGATGGGCATTAACGGGGATTATACACAAAGGTATAAAGCTATCGTCGTGACCACCGACAAGGAAAGCGATATCGCTATTATTCGCATAAAAGATTTTCGTTTCCCGGGTATAGATAGAGTGAATTATCATTTCAGGAATACCGAAGCTCTCGAAGGTGAAAGTTGTTTTGCTCTCGGATTTCCTATCTCAGACCGGCTGGGATACACGATTAAAGTAACAGAAGGAATTATCAGCGCTACAAATCATAATTTAGATTTTTATCAAATGTCGGTTCCTGTTACCTATGGTAGTAGTGGAGGTCCTGTTTTCGATCGCAATGGTATGCTCATCGGGCACACGAGTGCTGGATCAGGTGTTTTCACGGCTGCCAATTTTGCTTCTAAATCGACTGTCCTGTTAAAAATGGCCAAAAGTGTAGGGCTTAATCTTCCTGTAGATAAAATAAATAACGACACGACTCTTATCCTTCCTCAATTGGTTTCCAAACGTAAAATTAATACTTATCTTATCTTGGCCGATAATATCCGAGACGAGTCGGATGAGGAGGACGAAGTGCGCTCACCGCAAATTCCGTCGATAACGAGTTCAAATGTAGTACCGAAAGAAGAAACCGTATGGCAAAAACTCGAAGTCGGAAAATATGACGAAGTGGATGCGATTGTCGATAGTGTTTTACGACAGGACTCTAAAAATTCGGAGATGTTGTATCTGAGGGGATTGTGTCGTGCGGCAAGAGGACGTGTATCCGAGGCGTTGTTTGCTTATAATGAGGCCGCTAAGCAATATAAAAATTCTGATAAAATGTCATTATCCGATATTCTCAGAGAAAAAGCGAAAGTAGAGGCATCTCTCGAAATGTATGATATGGCTGAAAAGGATATTATTTCGGCAATCGATTTGGATAAAGAAGATGTGCGTTTGTATGCAGTATGGGGGTATATAAATTATTATAAAAAAGATTATCGTTTGGCTGTGGAGAAACTTTCTCAGGCGATTTCTATAGCTCAGGAAAAGGACGCTGATATGTATTATTACCGCGCTTTGTGTTGGTATAATTTACAAGAAATGAGCAAAGCTTGTGCCGATATGGGGATGGCTGCGGGTCTTGGAGATAAAGAAGCGGAAAAATGGATGAATGAAAATTGCAATCATTAA
- a CDS encoding DUF3078 domain-containing protein: MELLFKRIVWSCIIGVLAMANISAQSVDATPAIPDSLVVPAKEVTVDSTDQKILLPEKTTVKNDTVTDTIKKKKSKIKKQPVDRAVIDSLKTANLLKLVKPDTTIQLSPQVERALYMALHYDSLMTYSDTMPVNPIFLPIIFTSYQNQEVKGLSIPEKQTGYNRLPPLGSDQWLEDVIALNGIADDARFNMIVTSPQSIKYDREKLPDVPEPKKLKSNRLKNLLTVEPDKLEIDQSQIKKEEVKLKNWISGFQSSIQFSQVHISDNWYQGGESNLNIVSNQVYNLKYDDYKRVLFENTIQWKLGLNNAPDDTVRSIRVNEDLFQINSKFGYKANKKYKWYYSLTLLFKTQLLSSYKANSDEKQAEFLSPGELNLGLGMSYQYDNDPRKLHISVVPSPLSYNLKFVARDKYIDPQWFGIEKGKTQNQYGSSFETTLKWEFLWNMHWNSRFFYFTNYDRIQIDFENSFDFVLNRYFSTRLFVHLRYDDRQPKKERNTYLQLKELLSFGFNYRF; the protein is encoded by the coding sequence ATGGAACTTCTTTTTAAAAGAATCGTGTGGAGTTGTATTATAGGGGTATTAGCGATGGCTAATATAAGTGCTCAGTCTGTGGATGCGACACCGGCAATCCCCGATTCTTTGGTTGTACCGGCTAAAGAGGTAACGGTTGATAGTACGGATCAAAAAATTTTGTTACCTGAAAAAACTACGGTTAAGAATGATACCGTTACCGATACGATAAAAAAGAAAAAATCAAAAATAAAAAAACAACCGGTCGATAGAGCCGTGATAGATAGTCTTAAAACGGCGAATTTGTTGAAGCTTGTTAAACCTGATACGACTATTCAGTTGTCTCCGCAAGTCGAACGGGCATTATATATGGCATTACATTATGATTCGTTAATGACTTATTCCGATACGATGCCTGTTAATCCAATATTTTTACCGATTATATTTACCAGTTATCAGAATCAAGAGGTTAAAGGACTGAGTATTCCTGAAAAACAAACCGGATATAATAGGCTGCCTCCATTGGGGTCTGATCAATGGCTGGAAGACGTTATTGCTTTAAATGGGATAGCCGATGATGCTCGTTTTAATATGATAGTGACTTCTCCGCAGTCGATAAAATACGATCGGGAGAAGTTGCCGGATGTACCCGAACCGAAGAAACTGAAGAGCAACCGGTTGAAAAATTTACTGACGGTAGAGCCTGATAAATTAGAGATAGATCAGTCGCAGATAAAAAAAGAAGAGGTAAAGTTAAAAAACTGGATTTCTGGATTCCAGAGTTCTATTCAGTTTTCGCAGGTACACATATCCGATAATTGGTACCAAGGAGGGGAAAGTAACCTTAACATCGTAAGCAATCAGGTATATAATCTGAAATATGATGATTATAAACGTGTTCTTTTTGAGAATACAATACAGTGGAAATTGGGATTGAATAATGCGCCTGACGATACGGTACGATCTATTCGGGTAAATGAAGACTTGTTTCAGATAAACTCGAAATTCGGATATAAAGCGAATAAGAAATATAAATGGTATTATTCGCTAACGTTATTGTTCAAAACTCAGTTATTAAGTAGTTACAAAGCCAATTCGGATGAGAAACAGGCCGAATTCTTGTCTCCGGGAGAATTGAATCTCGGTTTAGGTATGTCGTACCAGTACGATAACGACCCGCGTAAGTTACATATTTCGGTTGTGCCTTCTCCTTTATCTTATAACCTGAAATTTGTGGCTCGGGACAAATACATCGATCCTCAATGGTTCGGTATCGAAAAAGGGAAAACCCAAAATCAGTACGGTTCATCGTTCGAAACGACTTTAAAATGGGAGTTTTTGTGGAATATGCACTGGAATTCGCGTTTCTTTTATTTTACCAATTATGATCGTATACAAATCGATTTTGAAAATAGTTTCGATTTTGTTTTGAACCGTTATTTTTCTACCCGTCTTTTTGTGCATTTACGTTATGACGACAGACAGCCCAAGAAAGAACGGAATACATATTTACAATTGAAAGAATTGCTGAGTTTCGGTTTTAATTATCGTTTTTGA
- a CDS encoding DUF5106 domain-containing protein, translating to MRTVFIILLFANILFTATSAGETLHTIMPDYSEYLKDTTEIYHNDPVTKRKNDESKILDYIKSLQKLSLNEQKEQIKKMFSTFPTQWNITTATLSAFCEDILGDPDSPYYDDELYIISIEETINSDQLSDDQKIRPHDLLNMALKNRRGEKCSDFTFISRNGHKEQLFDIDTEFTILFFYDPDCEYCLKVKKELSNHILLNKLIEEKKLTILAVYPFGNIELWNSHKNYMPSNWIDAFNSGGSVFENSLYELRTMPVLFLLDKNKTVIQKNSTVRKIIGYIEKI from the coding sequence ATGAGAACTGTATTTATAATTTTATTGTTCGCTAATATCCTGTTTACGGCAACATCCGCCGGAGAAACACTTCACACGATTATGCCGGATTATTCCGAATATCTGAAGGATACGACCGAGATATATCATAATGATCCCGTCACGAAAAGAAAGAACGACGAATCGAAAATACTCGATTATATAAAAAGCCTGCAGAAATTATCGCTAAACGAACAGAAAGAACAAATTAAAAAAATGTTCTCCACTTTTCCCACCCAATGGAATATTACGACAGCCACTTTATCGGCTTTTTGTGAAGACATTCTCGGAGATCCCGATTCGCCCTATTACGATGATGAATTATATATAATATCGATAGAAGAAACCATAAATTCCGATCAGTTATCAGATGACCAAAAAATACGACCGCACGATCTTTTGAATATGGCTTTGAAAAATCGACGAGGAGAAAAGTGTTCCGATTTTACATTTATTTCCAGAAACGGACACAAAGAACAACTATTCGATATCGATACGGAGTTTACAATTTTATTTTTCTATGACCCCGATTGTGAATACTGTTTGAAGGTAAAAAAAGAATTATCGAATCATATCCTATTAAATAAACTTATCGAAGAAAAAAAACTTACGATATTGGCCGTTTATCCCTTCGGTAATATCGAATTATGGAATTCACATAAAAACTACATGCCTTCAAACTGGATAGATGCTTTCAACTCCGGTGGATCTGTTTTCGAAAATTCTCTATATGAATTACGGACGATGCCTGTTCTTTTTCTACTCGATAAAAACAAAACGGTAATTCAAAAAAATAGTACGGTCAGGAAAATAATCGGATATATCGAAAAAATTTAA